GCAATTCTAAATTTTTGAAGTGTTTGGTTGTTTGCGCCTCCTTCATTCACCGCTATTTTTGAATTACTACTATTTTTATTAAGGGATTTATTTACATCCTCAAAGGTTTTACATTCAAATCGATTCTTTGTAAAGTCTTTAGAGTTTTTATTATATAACACATATTCATTAGAGCCTTGTGAGGTTGGCTGCATAAAAACCGTTGTGTTATTAATATAAGTAATCATGGTTTGTATGCCTAGTGGCGACATACTCATACGCAACCGCGTTCCAGAATTATTGGTACTTACGCCAATGTATGATTTTATATCTGAATATTTAGCTGCTAAATCGGGAGAGAAAACAGAAGCTTCATAAATTTTAAAAGTTTCTAATTTGCCTTCATTTCCAGGAATGGAAATTGTAGTTGATTTTTGTTTTGTTTTAGAATTTCTAGAAACCGTACCTAAAAGTGATTTTTTTAAGGAAACAGTATTCAGTTCAAATACATGAACTTTACTTTTATCTAAATTTAACTTAGAAATTATTTTAGAATTTTTAATAGTCTGCTTTTTATTCCAAGAAGAATTTTGAGAAGACACCGAAAAGATAGCCAAAAACATTGCTATTGATAAAACATAATGTAGTTTTGCTTTCATAAGAAATATTTGGGGCTGTTTTTTTAATAAACACGAATAACAAATCTAACTTTTTTTAATCAAATTAGCAATTAACTGCTTGTTATGAGCAAAATAAAAAATATTAATACATATAAATCTATTGATCCGACTATAGTTACTATAGGTACTTTTGATGGGGTACATGTGGGGCATCAAAAAATAATTAAGCGTTTAATTAATAGTGGTAAAGACGCAGGGTTAAAATCGGTAATTCTTACTTTTTTTCCCCATCCCCGTATGGTCTTACAAAAAGATTCAGGTATTAAGTTAATTAACACCATTAACGAACGCGGTGCTATTTTAGATGCTTTAGGATTAAATTATTTACTTATTAAAAAATTTACCAAAGTATTTTCACGACTCTCGGCCGAAGATTTTGTAAAGAAAATTTTAGTTGAAAAGCTTCATGCAAAAAAGGTTATTATTGGTTACGACCATCGTTTTGGCAGAAACAGAAATGCCGATATTAACGATTTAAAGAAGTTTGGAACTTTATATGGTTTTGAAGTTGAAGAAATTTCAGCACAAGACATCAACGACGTGGCAGTAAGTTCTACTAAAATTAGAAAAGCTTTAGATGAAGGTGATATTACTAAAGCCAATGCATTTTTAGGCTATCCATTTATGTTAACTGGAAAAGTTGTAAAAGGTAAAGCCTTAGGCAGGCAAATAAATTATCCAACAGCTAATATTCAAATTGCTGAAGATTATAAATTAATCCCTAAACACGGTGCTTACATAGTGAGTTCTATTATTAATAACGAAGTTGTTTATGGCATGATGAATATCGGATTTAATCCAACCGTTGAAGGGCTTGAAGAAACCATTGAAGTCCACTTTTTTAATTTCAACAAAAATATATATAATAAAACCATTCAAATAGATTTATTGCATCGCCTGCGTGACGAGCAAAAATTCGAATCGATAGACGCTCTAAAAGACCAGTTATTAAAGGACAAAGAGGTATCGCTTAGCTATATAAAATCTCGTTTTAATTAATTTGATTTTACTTTCAAAAGAAGTCAAATTATATTCGCAATTCATTAAATTTGCAGCTTAAATTTTCAAGACATGTTACAAGTTCCTTTTATTAGAGAAAACAAAGATTTGGTAATAGCCCGACTAGCAAAACGAAATATGGATGCTACTCAAATGATTGACGATGTCATCTCTTTTGATGAAGAAAGAAGACGTATTCAAACCGAGTTAGACAATATCTTGGCAGAATCGAACACGCTTTCAAAAGAAATAGGCAACTTATACAAGTCTGGGGAAACACAAAAAGCCAATCTTTTAAAGGAAAAAACAAGTCAGTTAAAAGAACTTTCAAAAGAATTAAATGAAACACTTAACAATAAAGTAGAAGCGTTAAATCAATTGCTTTATAAAATTCCAAATGTTCCAAACGAGATCGTACCTGCCGGAAATTCAGAAACCGATAACTTAGAAGTTTATAAAGAAGGAGACATTCCTGTATTGCATGAAGGTGCTTTACCACATTGGGAGTTGGCCAAAAAATACGATATCATCGATTTTGAATTAGGTAATAAAATTGCCGGAGCAGGATTTCCTGTATACAAAGGAAAAGGTGCAAGATTACAGCGTGCTTTAATTGCTTATTTTTTAGATAAAAATACGGCTGCGGGTTATACTGAATATCAATTACCTCACTTGGTAAACGAAGCTTCTGGTTTTGGTACAGGGCAATTACCAGATAAAGAAGGGCAAATGTATCATGTAACCGAAGATAATTTATATTTAATTCCAACAGCCGAAGTTCCTGGAACCAACATTTTTAGAGATGTGGTGTTAAATGAAAGTGAATTGCCAATAGGTATTACAGGTTATACGCCATGTTTTCGTCGTGAAGCAGGAAGTTATGGTGCACATGTTCGTGGATTAAACAGATTGCATCAATTCGATAAAGTAGAGATTTTACGAGTGGAACACCCAAGTAAATCCTATGAAGCGTTAGATGGTATGGTTGCTCATGTAAAAACTATTTTACAAGAATTAAAATTACCTTATAGAATACTTAGATTGTGTGGTGGTGATTTAGGCTTTACTTCGGCATTAACTTACGATTTTGAAGTGTTTTCAACCGCACAAGATAGATGGTTAGAAATATCATCAGTTTCAAACTTCGAAACCTTTCAAGCCAATCGTTTAAAACTACGTTTCAAAAACAGCGAGGGTAAAAATGAGTTAGCCCACACACTAAACGGTAGTTCCTTGGCACTACCACGTGTTTTAGCGGGAATTTTAGAAAACTATCAAACCAAAGACGGTATTGTAATTCCTGAAGTTTTACAAGCGTATACTGGATTTAAAATTATTGATTAAAACAAAAAATAATATTCTAAAAAAAGACATAAAAACTTACAAAACTGTAAGTTTTTATCACTAATAATCGACTAAGTGTGTGATATTGGCGTTTTTCAACGATTTTATCTCAATTTACTTTGCGTATCTAAAAATATTTTCGAAGTTAGGGGCACCAAATCTCTTAAACCACTAACCATGAAGAATATCAAACGTTTAGTAATTTTAATTACATTAATTTTTTTCGCAGGCAAAGTGTTATTTTCAGATTTCGAAATTTCAAAATCCGAAAGCAAAATCACTGCTATTGTAAATAAATAAGGGATCTAATTCTTTATATAAAGACTGTCCCCAATCAGTATTACATCGTTTTTTAAATTAACGGTAGTTAATGGAACTTTTATTTTGGTTGGTTAGTGCCCGAATTTCTATTCGGGCATTTTTTTATAATTATATTAGCAAAAGCTACCCAGCGTATTTGTTATCTTTACCACATGAGAATTCTATTTATTTTATGCTTTCTATTTAGTGTGCATTTGTACTCGCAAGAAGATGCATTGGCTAGAGATTATTATAAAAAGGGGGATTACGAAAAAGCGCTATTTGAATATAAAAAATTATATGCGCAATCCCCTTCAAGTATTAATTATATCTTTCAAGTACTTAACTCTCATCAAGAACTGGAACAATACGATGCGGCAGAATCGTTTTTATTAAAACTCATGAAGGGTGTTAATTATCCTGCATTTATGGTAGAATTAGGATATAATTATCAGCTTAAAAACGATTTAGTAAACGCTAATATCCATTATAATAAAGCATTGACTAGTATTGATGAAAATCCAAGCAATGTGTATTCTATTGTTAGAAGTTTTCAAAGCCATTCCCTCGTAAATCAAGCTGTTATTGCATATGAAAAAGTCATGCTATTAAAGCCAGATTACAATTTTAACCTGCAATTAGCCCAGTTATATGGTGAGCAAGGAAATATTGAAAAAATGTTTATTAGTTATGTCGATTTTGCAGAGGCCAACCCCAATGTTTTAGCTAATATTAAGCGTGCTATAAGCGATTTTATAAGTGAAGATAGCGAGAATGAAAACAACATTATTTTTAGAAAAATTTTACTTAGAAAAGCGCAACAAGAACCAAACGTTCTTTGGAATGAGTTACTAAGTTGGTTGTTTATTCAACAAAACGATTTTAAAAAGGCATTTGCACAAGAGAAAGCTAGTTTTAATCGACAACCCGAAAGTTTATACAGAATAGAAGAATTAGCAGACATCGCATTCAACAAAAATGAACTAGAAATTGCTAAAGAAATTTACACATTTATAACAATTACCGCTCAAGATTTAGATGTTTTATTAGTAGCTCATTATAATTTACTTCAATTAGAAACAAAACAAAGCTCTAAAGATAATTATCATACTGTTGATGCTAAATATCAAGAAATCTTTAATAAGTTCGGCACTTTTTCACAAACCTTAAAACTTCAAATAGCATATGCTCATTTTTTGGCATTTAATAAAAATGAGACCAAAAAAGCAACATCTTTTTTAGAAAAAACATTGGAGTTACCACTATCCGAACAACAAAAAGCAGAAGTAAAATTAGAATTAGGTGATATTTTGGTGCTACAAGAAAAATTTAATGACGCCTTAATTTACTACACACAAATACAACGAAATTTAAAAAACAGTACCCTTTCTCAAGAAGCCCGTTACAAAGTAGCCAAAGCGAGTTATTATAAAGGCGATTTTAAATGGGCAGAATCGCAACTTAAGGTGTTAAAAGCATCTACATCGCAACTTATTGCTAATGATGCTTTAGATTTAAAACTACTTATTACCGATAATAAATATGAGGATTCTTTACAAACGGCTTTAAGAAAATATGCAAAAGCCGATTTGTTGTCTTTTCAAAACAGAAATGATGAAGCAATTACGGTTTTAGACACTATTTTAAACGACCATAAAACCGAACCCATTATACCACAAGCCTTATTTAAGCAAGCGCAATTATTTGAAGATAAATCCCAATTTGAAAAAGCTGAAGCTAATTACAATGCTATTATTACAAATTATGGTGAAGGTATTTTAGTTGATGATGCTTATTTTAAGTTAGCAGAACTTTATGAAAAGCAATTAAATCAACCTGAAAAGGCAAAAGCGTTATACGAAAAGATTATTTTTAATCATGCCGATAGTATTTACTTTGTTGAAGCAAGAAAACGATACCGAGCTTTACGTGGAGACGCTATTAATTAGATGTCAAAAAAATCTAGATTTTCAAATTAATTTGGGCTATTTCAACTAAACAAATCAACAAAAAACAAATTAATATTAAATGTATATATACAACGTTACCTCAAATGTAGATGAAAGCATTCACCAGCAATGGCTAACATGGATGAAAGAAGAGCACATTCCAGAAGTATTAGCCACAGGGAAATTTGAAAAAGCAATTCTTACCAGAGTTTTAATAGAGGAAGAAATGGGTGGTTTTACCTATGCAGTGCATTACCAAACACCATCGCGCGAAACTTTAGAAGCCTATTATAACGAAGATGCTCCAAGATTAAAAACAGAAGTGCTTAAAAAATTTGCCGATAAAGTATTATCGTTTAGAACTGAACTGGAAATTGTCGATGAGTATACTGTTACTTTTAACTAGATGATTAACGGGTTTTGATGCTCTTCAATTTTCTCAAAAAAATTATTAGCCGTTTTTCAATATAACTTTGTGACTCTGTGTCTTTGCAAGTAAAACTTAGTATCTTCGTGTTTCTAGCTTTCAATTAATAAAAATATTCGTAATTCGTGGCAAATACCTCAAACCAGCATCATGTAAAAGCAAAAAAGCATTTAGGACAACATTTCTTAAATGATGAAGATATTGCGCAAAAAATTGCCGATACGCTTACTTTAGATGGCTATAAAACAGTTTTAGAAATTGGCCCAGGTATGGGCGTACTTACCAAATACTTGCTTAAAAAAGATGTTACTACGCATGTTATTGAAATTGACACCGAATCGGTTGCCTATTTAGAAGCTAATTATTTAAATCTAGCATCCAGAATTATTGAAAAAGATTTTTTAAAATACGATTTAAACGAAATATTTAAAGGCGAACCGTTTGCTATTATTGGCAATTTTCCTTATAATATTTCAACCCAAATTGTTTTTAAAACTTTGGAAATGCGCGATCAAATCCCTGAGTTTTCGGGCATGTTTCAAAAAGAAGTAGCCGAACGCATTTGCTCAAAAGAAGGTAGTAAAGTGTACGGTATTTTATCAGTGTTGGCACAAGCTTATTACGATGCCGAATATTTATTTACTGTACCACCAGCGGTGTTTAATCCGCCACCAAAAGTAGAATCGGGTGTGTTGCGACTTACAAGAAAGCCAGATTATTCCTTGCCTTGTGACGATGCTTTATTTTTCAAAGTAGTTAAAACAGCATTTCAGCAACGAAGAAAAACACTTCGTAACAGTTTAAAAACACTCAACTTAAGTGATAATTTAAGAGAAGATAGTATATTTGATAAACGTCCGGAACAATTAAATGTGCAGCAGTTTATAGAACTCACACAGTTAATTGAAAAAGATATATAAACATCGCATTTTGTCTGAAGAAATAGAAAACATACAATTTGAATTAACCGATGATTTAATCAGTCAGGTAGAACTTCTTATTGAAGCAAGTGATGATAAAGCACTTCAAAAGCTTTTAAAAGATTTTCACTACGCCGATATTGCCGAAATTTTAGATGAATTAAACTTAGAAGAAGCAGTATATATTATCAAGCTTCTAGACTCTGAAACGACTGCCGATATTTTAATGGAGCTCGATGAAGACAATCGAGAAAAGGTATTAAGAAACCTCTCTTCAAAAGAAATTGCTGATGAGATTGGTGAATTAGATACCGATGATGCTGCCGATATTATTTCAGAATTACCCGAATCTCGTAAACGAGAGGTAATCTCGCATATTGAAGACGAGGAACATAAGGCCGAAATTGAAGAATTACTAGCTTATGATGAAGATACTGCGGGTGGATTGATGGCAAAAGAGCTGGTTAAAGTCTACGAAACATGGACTGTTGCAGGTTGTTTACGCCGTATTAGAGGTCAAGCAAAAGAAGTAACCCGAGTACACTCCATTTACGTAGTGGATAAGAAAGATAAACTGGTTGGGCGCCTATCTTTAAAAGATCTTATTGTTGCCAAAAGCGACCAAAAAATTGCAGAACTTTCCAACTCAAGTGTCGACTATGTTAATGTACATGATGATGCCGAAGACGTTGCTAAAATCATGCAAAAATACGATTTGGAAGCCATTCCAGTAGTAGACGATAATCACATATTATTAGGTAGAATTACTATCGATGACATTGTAGATGTCATGAAAGAAGAAGCCGAAAAAGACTATCAATTAGCGGCAGGTATTACAGCCGATGTAGAGGCGGATGATAGTATTTGGGAACTCACCAAAGCCCGTTTACCATGGCTATTAATAGGTATGGTTGGTGGTATTGGCGCAGCAAGTATTATTGAGAGTTTTACCGGCTATATGGGAGATTTTATTATACTATTAAGTTTTGTACCATTAATTCAAGCAACCGCAGGTAATGTTGGTGTACAATCTTCAGCTATTGTGGTTCAAGGTTTAGCAAACGACAGTATAGATGGAAATGTTTTAAAACGTTTGTTTAAAGAATTTTTACTGGGTTTAGTTAATGGACTTGCCATTGC
The genomic region above belongs to Mariniflexile litorale and contains:
- a CDS encoding tetratricopeptide repeat protein, whose product is MRILFILCFLFSVHLYSQEDALARDYYKKGDYEKALFEYKKLYAQSPSSINYIFQVLNSHQELEQYDAAESFLLKLMKGVNYPAFMVELGYNYQLKNDLVNANIHYNKALTSIDENPSNVYSIVRSFQSHSLVNQAVIAYEKVMLLKPDYNFNLQLAQLYGEQGNIEKMFISYVDFAEANPNVLANIKRAISDFISEDSENENNIIFRKILLRKAQQEPNVLWNELLSWLFIQQNDFKKAFAQEKASFNRQPESLYRIEELADIAFNKNELEIAKEIYTFITITAQDLDVLLVAHYNLLQLETKQSSKDNYHTVDAKYQEIFNKFGTFSQTLKLQIAYAHFLAFNKNETKKATSFLEKTLELPLSEQQKAEVKLELGDILVLQEKFNDALIYYTQIQRNLKNSTLSQEARYKVAKASYYKGDFKWAESQLKVLKASTSQLIANDALDLKLLITDNKYEDSLQTALRKYAKADLLSFQNRNDEAITVLDTILNDHKTEPIIPQALFKQAQLFEDKSQFEKAEANYNAIITNYGEGILVDDAYFKLAELYEKQLNQPEKAKALYEKIIFNHADSIYFVEARKRYRALRGDAIN
- a CDS encoding DUF4286 family protein, with translation MYIYNVTSNVDESIHQQWLTWMKEEHIPEVLATGKFEKAILTRVLIEEEMGGFTYAVHYQTPSRETLEAYYNEDAPRLKTEVLKKFADKVLSFRTELEIVDEYTVTFN
- the mgtE gene encoding magnesium transporter, with product MSEEIENIQFELTDDLISQVELLIEASDDKALQKLLKDFHYADIAEILDELNLEEAVYIIKLLDSETTADILMELDEDNREKVLRNLSSKEIADEIGELDTDDAADIISELPESRKREVISHIEDEEHKAEIEELLAYDEDTAGGLMAKELVKVYETWTVAGCLRRIRGQAKEVTRVHSIYVVDKKDKLVGRLSLKDLIVAKSDQKIAELSNSSVDYVNVHDDAEDVAKIMQKYDLEAIPVVDDNHILLGRITIDDIVDVMKEEAEKDYQLAAGITADVEADDSIWELTKARLPWLLIGMVGGIGAASIIESFTGYMGDFIILLSFVPLIQATAGNVGVQSSAIVVQGLANDSIDGNVLKRLFKEFLLGLVNGLAIALIAIVITHFLFKTPYNVSLTIGLALIAVIIMAALIGTFVPIFLDKRGIDPAVATGPFITTSNDVFGILMYFLIAKLILGF
- the serS gene encoding serine--tRNA ligase; this encodes MLQVPFIRENKDLVIARLAKRNMDATQMIDDVISFDEERRRIQTELDNILAESNTLSKEIGNLYKSGETQKANLLKEKTSQLKELSKELNETLNNKVEALNQLLYKIPNVPNEIVPAGNSETDNLEVYKEGDIPVLHEGALPHWELAKKYDIIDFELGNKIAGAGFPVYKGKGARLQRALIAYFLDKNTAAGYTEYQLPHLVNEASGFGTGQLPDKEGQMYHVTEDNLYLIPTAEVPGTNIFRDVVLNESELPIGITGYTPCFRREAGSYGAHVRGLNRLHQFDKVEILRVEHPSKSYEALDGMVAHVKTILQELKLPYRILRLCGGDLGFTSALTYDFEVFSTAQDRWLEISSVSNFETFQANRLKLRFKNSEGKNELAHTLNGSSLALPRVLAGILENYQTKDGIVIPEVLQAYTGFKIID
- the rsmA gene encoding 16S rRNA (adenine(1518)-N(6)/adenine(1519)-N(6))-dimethyltransferase RsmA, which gives rise to MANTSNQHHVKAKKHLGQHFLNDEDIAQKIADTLTLDGYKTVLEIGPGMGVLTKYLLKKDVTTHVIEIDTESVAYLEANYLNLASRIIEKDFLKYDLNEIFKGEPFAIIGNFPYNISTQIVFKTLEMRDQIPEFSGMFQKEVAERICSKEGSKVYGILSVLAQAYYDAEYLFTVPPAVFNPPPKVESGVLRLTRKPDYSLPCDDALFFKVVKTAFQQRRKTLRNSLKTLNLSDNLREDSIFDKRPEQLNVQQFIELTQLIEKDI
- a CDS encoding bifunctional riboflavin kinase/FAD synthetase, producing MSKIKNINTYKSIDPTIVTIGTFDGVHVGHQKIIKRLINSGKDAGLKSVILTFFPHPRMVLQKDSGIKLINTINERGAILDALGLNYLLIKKFTKVFSRLSAEDFVKKILVEKLHAKKVIIGYDHRFGRNRNADINDLKKFGTLYGFEVEEISAQDINDVAVSSTKIRKALDEGDITKANAFLGYPFMLTGKVVKGKALGRQINYPTANIQIAEDYKLIPKHGAYIVSSIINNEVVYGMMNIGFNPTVEGLEETIEVHFFNFNKNIYNKTIQIDLLHRLRDEQKFESIDALKDQLLKDKEVSLSYIKSRFN